One window of Tenacibaculum maritimum NCIMB 2154 genomic DNA carries:
- a CDS encoding DUF2931 family protein — protein MIKYLQTILLCALLTNCNHKPIKKFDWLAGGCTPKNYPIHLYTGNYIFEDGNQLYIPVPYKGDGDGWGSRGTTHVVGEQYKPIPIRLTLYWMSFAEKKWYQGSWELPQKKIIALFEKGFIDRRTNKKDNYTKIVTGMTPNGVVVVWLSGAGYVKEVARFQAEEATWPSMEKLMPGNPTISKEQYLSLNSTVEAYLAKNGIPTGLWDYYRIRYNWHPKINLLDEGTKLKIVASHFFNGELETWVVGRIDGWETRAIPKRCVIHWETKLFKYTTIITLDDRTIFNTFQTAFGSETNQRADFTVTLENRKVKDVFLQIGAIKTPVIPKQIKQYKYPKKNAPK, from the coding sequence ATGATAAAGTACCTACAAACAATACTATTATGTGCGCTATTAACAAATTGCAATCACAAACCGATAAAAAAATTTGATTGGCTAGCAGGAGGCTGTACTCCTAAAAATTACCCCATACATCTATACACAGGAAACTATATTTTTGAAGATGGCAACCAACTATACATTCCAGTTCCTTATAAAGGCGATGGCGACGGTTGGGGCAGCAGAGGTACAACTCACGTAGTTGGAGAACAATATAAGCCTATCCCGATACGTTTGACACTCTACTGGATGTCTTTTGCTGAAAAAAAGTGGTATCAAGGCAGTTGGGAACTTCCTCAGAAAAAAATAATCGCCTTATTTGAAAAAGGGTTTATCGATCGTAGAACAAATAAAAAAGACAATTATACAAAAATCGTAACTGGTATGACTCCTAATGGAGTGGTTGTAGTATGGCTTTCTGGGGCAGGTTATGTAAAAGAAGTGGCGCGATTTCAAGCAGAAGAAGCTACATGGCCTTCTATGGAAAAATTAATGCCAGGCAATCCTACCATTAGCAAAGAGCAGTATTTGAGTTTAAATAGTACCGTTGAAGCCTATCTTGCTAAAAATGGAATTCCTACGGGGTTATGGGACTATTATCGTATCAGATATAACTGGCATCCAAAAATAAACTTACTAGATGAAGGTACCAAACTCAAAATAGTTGCTTCTCATTTTTTCAATGGAGAACTTGAAACTTGGGTGGTTGGCCGTATAGATGGTTGGGAAACTAGAGCCATCCCCAAAAGATGTGTTATTCATTGGGAAACCAAACTGTTCAAATACACCACTATCATAACGTTGGATGACCGTACCATTTTTAACACCTTTCAAACAGCTTTTGGTAGCGAAACCAACCAACGGGCTGATTTTACTGTAACCCTAGAAAACAGAAAAGTAAAGGACGTGTTTCTACAAATAGGAGCAATAAAAACACCCGTCATTCCAAAACAAATCAAGCAATATAAATACCCTAAAAAAAACGCTCCCAAATGA
- a CDS encoding DUF3820 family protein — protein sequence MLPDKQFLIDTAKMKMPFGKYKGTYLIELPEYYIVWYRNHGFPKGKLGKMLGLVYELKLNGLEELLRKIRKEA from the coding sequence ATGCTGCCAGACAAACAGTTTTTAATAGATACCGCAAAAATGAAGATGCCTTTTGGTAAATACAAAGGAACGTATTTAATAGAGCTTCCTGAATATTATATTGTATGGTATCGAAATCATGGGTTTCCAAAAGGAAAATTAGGCAAAATGTTAGGATTGGTGTATGAGTTAAAATTAAATGGGTTAGAGGAACTTCTAAGAAAGATAAGAAAGGAGGCTTAA
- a CDS encoding LysR substrate-binding domain-containing protein, producing MTIQQLKYIVALDAKRHYVKAAEACFVAQPTLTLQVKKLEEEIGTVIFNRDKSPLVPTPIGEILIAKAKAILREVNEFTEFAYGHKTDLTGEYTLGIIPTIAPYLLPLFLEDFVKNHPDIKLIIKEMQTEQIVESLHNGTLDISILSTPLEDASLREINLYQEPFLVYCQDPKLFNNSEKIHQKDLTPENLLLLEEGHCFRNQVLNICKENETERHRGFSFKSGSIQTIKNLVKAGLGYSLVPQLSIQNSAEKKFVKKFKDPIPTREVSIVVNKSFAKERFLEHLLMAIKKNIPKDIQKIDNYIKVRWK from the coding sequence ATGACAATACAACAACTTAAATACATTGTTGCTTTAGATGCTAAAAGGCACTATGTAAAAGCCGCGGAAGCTTGTTTTGTTGCACAGCCTACGTTAACCTTACAAGTCAAAAAATTAGAAGAAGAAATAGGAACCGTTATTTTTAATCGCGATAAATCTCCTTTGGTTCCTACTCCAATTGGTGAAATATTAATTGCAAAAGCAAAAGCCATTTTAAGAGAAGTAAACGAGTTTACCGAATTTGCTTACGGGCACAAAACGGATTTAACAGGAGAGTACACTCTTGGAATTATTCCTACTATAGCCCCTTATCTTTTACCTCTTTTTCTTGAAGATTTTGTAAAAAACCATCCTGATATTAAGCTGATTATTAAAGAAATGCAAACAGAACAAATTGTAGAGTCACTACATAATGGAACTTTAGACATTAGTATTCTATCAACACCCTTAGAAGATGCAAGCTTACGAGAAATCAATCTTTATCAAGAACCGTTTCTTGTGTATTGCCAAGACCCCAAGCTTTTTAATAATTCAGAAAAAATTCATCAAAAAGATCTTACTCCTGAAAACCTCTTATTATTAGAAGAAGGACATTGTTTTAGAAATCAAGTATTAAATATTTGTAAAGAAAATGAAACAGAGCGGCATCGCGGTTTTTCTTTTAAAAGCGGTTCTATACAAACCATCAAAAACCTAGTAAAAGCAGGTCTAGGTTATAGCCTTGTTCCTCAATTATCTATTCAAAATAGTGCCGAAAAAAAATTTGTTAAAAAATTTAAAGACCCTATTCCTACACGAGAAGTAAGTATTGTTGTGAATAAAAGTTTTGCTAAAGAACGGTTCTTAGAGCATTTGTTAATGGCTATCAAAAAGAATATTCCTAAAGACATCCAAAAAATTGACAACTATATTAAAGTGCGCTGGAAATAG
- a CDS encoding type VI secretion system Vgr family protein encodes MLKENPCKIAIDGVSITRYVSLKLVQKINEHHTFEIALDNEIFIAKKGTDIFTPKKYIGKSIYIEIEDYDFLGRITSIDFKMSKGEFGHTLLKGYSKTILLESGNRLKSWTDNTMPQIVKSILDAANMRGMIAPKTAFTIPYQCQYNESDFAYLQRLAKQYNEWFYYEGEYLVFGKPKEEKSPIHLEYNQEVYAAKITTQTAAVSQRAYDFNYEGNKLLEATAKNDKITSAISEHALNAAINLYPNNVLGIPETVLADQYQVDNYLLGKTESALSEFDVLEAKSKYVGLEIGSVIRLSSNGKYVGGTYLITEITHTQAQDKEYENEFKAISSNSRYLPAPKVAPLTAGSQRAIVIDHADPLHKGRVKVKMLWQENEMETNWIQVLAPDAGSSNVVNKNRGYVFIPEIGDQVIIGFHHNDPNRPFVLGNLHHANSAAGGRIDNNIKSIKTRSGHVIEFNDAHKAEAITITDRKGNHILIDTAAETISVHALKDLRINAGENIHIAAGKNISISAGEDLDQAARNNISIDAGKDMTINASGNLVETADMRNDFIEDNFLQQATSTNVSANKVTLLSAAEDLTMQSSQIVNINSAEKSKLF; translated from the coding sequence ATGTTAAAAGAAAACCCCTGCAAAATTGCTATAGATGGCGTATCTATAACACGTTACGTAAGTTTAAAGTTAGTACAGAAAATCAATGAACATCACACCTTTGAGATTGCCTTAGATAATGAAATTTTTATTGCTAAAAAAGGGACGGATATTTTTACTCCTAAAAAATACATTGGAAAATCTATTTATATTGAGATAGAAGATTATGATTTCTTAGGAAGAATAACCTCCATCGATTTTAAAATGTCTAAAGGAGAGTTTGGGCATACCTTATTAAAGGGATATTCTAAAACTATTTTATTGGAATCAGGAAACCGATTAAAGTCTTGGACAGATAACACCATGCCTCAAATAGTAAAAAGCATTTTGGATGCTGCTAATATGAGAGGTATGATTGCTCCAAAAACAGCCTTTACCATTCCTTATCAATGCCAATATAATGAAAGTGACTTTGCGTATTTACAGCGCCTAGCAAAACAATATAATGAATGGTTTTATTATGAAGGGGAATACCTTGTTTTTGGAAAACCTAAAGAAGAAAAAAGTCCAATACACCTAGAATACAATCAAGAAGTGTATGCCGCTAAAATAACCACCCAAACTGCTGCGGTATCTCAAAGGGCGTATGATTTTAACTATGAAGGAAATAAATTATTAGAAGCAACTGCTAAAAATGATAAAATTACCAGTGCTATTTCTGAACACGCATTAAATGCCGCCATAAATTTATATCCTAATAACGTATTGGGAATTCCTGAAACAGTTTTAGCAGATCAATACCAAGTAGATAATTACCTCTTAGGAAAAACAGAAAGTGCTTTAAGTGAGTTTGATGTATTGGAGGCTAAAAGTAAATATGTAGGCTTGGAAATAGGAAGCGTTATTAGGCTTTCTAGTAACGGAAAATATGTTGGAGGTACGTATTTAATTACAGAAATTACCCATACACAAGCACAAGATAAAGAATATGAAAATGAGTTTAAAGCCATTTCATCTAATAGCAGGTATTTGCCAGCTCCTAAAGTAGCTCCTTTAACGGCAGGTAGTCAAAGGGCTATAGTAATAGATCATGCAGACCCGTTACATAAAGGACGGGTAAAGGTAAAAATGCTGTGGCAAGAAAATGAAATGGAAACGAATTGGATCCAAGTACTGGCTCCTGATGCAGGAAGTAGTAACGTTGTAAATAAAAATAGAGGGTATGTATTTATTCCTGAAATAGGTGATCAGGTAATCATTGGTTTTCATCATAACGATCCAAATCGTCCATTCGTTTTAGGAAACCTCCATCATGCTAACAGTGCAGCGGGAGGACGAATAGATAATAATATAAAGAGTATCAAAACTCGCTCTGGCCATGTCATTGAATTTAATGACGCTCATAAAGCGGAAGCTATTACCATAACAGATCGTAAAGGAAATCATATCCTTATAGATACCGCTGCTGAAACAATTAGTGTACATGCTCTTAAAGACCTTCGTATCAACGCTGGTGAAAACATCCATATTGCAGCGGGTAAAAATATTTCAATCAGCGCTGGTGAAGACCTAGATCAAGCTGCTAGAAATAACATCAGTATAGATGCTGGTAAAGACATGACCATAAATGCTTCTGGAAACTTAGTAGAAACGGCGGATATGCGCAACGACTTTATTGAAGATAATTTCTTGCAACAAGCCACTAGCACAAACGTTTCAGCCAATAAAGTAACCTTATTAAGTGCAGCGGAAGACTTGACCATGCAAAGCAGCCAAATCGTAAATATTAACAGTGCTGAAAAAAGTAAATTATTTTAA
- a CDS encoding DUF4280 domain-containing protein encodes MSEKHIVVQGATCECQYGNAPDILKVASHSYEYANDKEARQKPIATSLEIGQPFEKNTFGNCKLQPTPGGYKPCQPNLTEWQGFYEDAILKNGGYILLENSKAICAIAGAPCVKVADHAQVAEACSQNMKNADKDTSAQLNPMVNPAEIGKVPTLKSAIEEGA; translated from the coding sequence ATGAGTGAAAAACACATCGTAGTTCAAGGAGCTACATGCGAATGCCAATACGGCAACGCACCAGACATACTAAAAGTAGCTTCGCATAGCTATGAATATGCTAATGACAAAGAAGCTCGTCAAAAACCAATTGCTACCTCACTAGAAATTGGCCAACCCTTTGAAAAGAACACCTTCGGAAATTGCAAGCTCCAACCTACTCCTGGAGGCTATAAGCCTTGCCAACCAAACCTTACGGAATGGCAGGGTTTTTATGAAGATGCCATCTTAAAAAATGGCGGCTATATTCTTTTAGAAAACAGCAAAGCTATTTGTGCCATTGCAGGAGCTCCTTGTGTAAAAGTAGCTGACCATGCCCAAGTTGCTGAGGCATGCTCTCAAAATATGAAAAACGCTGATAAAGATACCAGCGCACAGTTAAATCCAATGGTGAACCCTGCTGAAATTGGAAAAGTACCAACCTTAAAAAGCGCTATAGAAGAAGGTGCCTAA
- a CDS encoding LysM peptidoglycan-binding domain-containing protein: MSAKYRTYKIQQGDTLNSIAEKLEVAPEELKKFHNSKSSFNNVLPFSGIPAHLTEIIIPTIGFGLEDGKEVWLGKGTPIRVNRLQYNGDLFCAPFTGNWSYGIVKTIKNGEKTTTITYTVNLNYYLTDGIRYVSVDMVSDTFVNDKKPDLIVDELALACTKTLYPILFKINTDGTLNSIENHAAIMERWLLSKKQLSRYYKGNTVKEYLHHFEKVIKEAPLLLHYLQNDWFFHFYFDAIYHGYRNYIMEYTKKIPLIPFTAKVAYQVTQVLHPYLENNYIRIQSKGHCTDKRSHNDLENGYYFPTDPLQSSTVKGNYRAVYMLHRKTSRIKYLYIESTLKLSKEKHMTISISEIENTIPKENLRHPKEIKSARKSPWWQQII, from the coding sequence ATGAGTGCTAAATACCGTACCTATAAAATACAACAAGGTGATACACTAAATAGCATTGCCGAAAAACTGGAGGTGGCTCCTGAAGAGTTAAAGAAATTTCACAATAGCAAAAGTAGCTTTAACAATGTACTTCCGTTTTCTGGAATTCCAGCACATCTTACAGAAATCATCATTCCTACTATTGGATTTGGATTGGAAGATGGAAAAGAAGTATGGTTAGGAAAAGGAACTCCTATTCGTGTAAATAGACTTCAATATAATGGCGATTTATTTTGTGCTCCTTTTACAGGAAACTGGTCATACGGTATTGTAAAAACAATTAAAAATGGAGAAAAAACAACAACCATCACCTATACCGTAAATCTCAATTATTACCTTACTGATGGCATTCGTTATGTATCTGTTGACATGGTTTCGGATACCTTTGTTAATGACAAAAAGCCAGATTTAATAGTTGATGAACTTGCGCTAGCCTGTACCAAAACCCTATACCCAATACTCTTTAAAATAAACACAGATGGTACTTTGAATAGTATAGAAAATCATGCCGCTATTATGGAACGCTGGCTCCTGTCTAAAAAACAGCTATCCAGATACTACAAAGGCAATACTGTTAAAGAATATCTACACCATTTTGAAAAGGTTATTAAAGAAGCACCACTGCTACTACACTACCTTCAAAATGATTGGTTTTTTCACTTTTATTTTGATGCTATTTACCATGGATATAGAAATTATATAATGGAATATACTAAAAAAATACCCCTGATTCCTTTTACGGCTAAAGTAGCGTATCAAGTGACGCAAGTCTTACATCCTTATTTAGAAAATAATTATATCCGCATACAAAGCAAAGGGCATTGTACAGATAAACGCAGCCATAACGACTTGGAAAATGGCTATTATTTTCCTACTGATCCCTTACAAAGCTCCACCGTTAAAGGAAACTACCGAGCTGTATATATGCTCCATCGCAAAACATCTAGGATCAAATACTTGTATATCGAAAGCACATTAAAATTATCTAAAGAAAAACACATGACTATCAGTATTTCCGAAATAGAAAACACCATTCCTAAAGAAAATCTAAGGCATCCTAAAGAAATTAAATCTGCACGAAAATCGCCGTGGTGGCAGCAAATAATATAA
- the kdsA gene encoding 3-deoxy-8-phosphooctulonate synthase, whose translation MDLSLIPNIKHTNANNFFLLAGPCAIESEDMAMRIAEKVIDITTKLEIPYIFKGSFRKANRSRIDSFTGIGDEKALQILRKVSETFKVPTVTDIHEVEDAYKAAEYVDVLQIPAFLVRQTNLVVAAAKTGKVVNLKKGQFMSPEAMQHAVKKVHDTGNNNAWITDRGTMFGYQDMIVDFRGIPTMRNYAPTILDVTHSLQQPNQSSGVTGGRPDMIETIARAGVVNQVDGLFIETHFDPANAKSDGANMLHLDYLEKLLTNLVAIRKTINHL comes from the coding sequence ATGGATTTATCTCTTATCCCTAATATAAAACATACCAACGCAAATAACTTCTTTTTACTAGCAGGCCCTTGCGCTATTGAAAGTGAAGACATGGCAATGCGCATTGCTGAAAAAGTCATTGACATTACTACTAAGTTAGAAATCCCATATATTTTTAAAGGTAGTTTTAGAAAAGCCAATCGTAGCAGAATTGACAGCTTTACAGGAATTGGTGATGAAAAAGCGTTACAAATTTTACGCAAAGTTTCTGAAACCTTTAAAGTTCCTACTGTAACTGATATTCATGAAGTAGAAGATGCTTACAAAGCTGCTGAATATGTGGATGTATTGCAAATACCTGCTTTTTTAGTAAGACAAACTAATTTAGTAGTAGCGGCTGCAAAAACAGGTAAAGTTGTTAACTTAAAGAAAGGACAATTTATGAGTCCAGAAGCAATGCAACACGCTGTAAAAAAAGTGCACGACACTGGCAATAACAACGCTTGGATTACTGATAGAGGCACCATGTTTGGATACCAAGACATGATTGTTGACTTTAGAGGAATTCCTACCATGCGTAACTATGCTCCAACCATATTAGATGTTACACACTCCTTACAACAACCCAACCAAAGTAGTGGGGTTACAGGAGGAAGACCTGATATGATTGAAACCATTGCTAGAGCTGGTGTTGTTAACCAAGTAGATGGTTTGTTTATTGAAACCCATTTTGATCCTGCTAATGCAAAGAGTGACGGTGCTAATATGTTGCATTTAGATTATTTAGAAAAGCTACTCACCAATTTAGTTGCCATTCGTAAGACCATCAACCATCTATAA
- a CDS encoding catalase — protein MKKIPIIIGIFASTLMHGQVLTTNGGAPVGDNQNSKTVGAYGAVLLEDIHLIEKLAAFDRERIPERVVHPRGAGAFGYFESTKNMSKYTKADLFQGKGKKTDLAVRFSTVIHGKGSPETARDPRGFAVKFYTDQGNYDLVGNNLPIFFIRDAIKFPDMVHSLKPSPVTNKQDPNRFFDFFTNVPEATHMITRLYTDLGIPKGYQFMNGSSVHGFKWVNDKGEVTYVKYSWVSKQGEKNLDIKEAAAQQAKDWQHATVSLRADIDDKNYPKWDLYVQLIKPEDLHSFDFWPLDATKDWPAKKIKKIKIGTMTLNRNPVNYFQQVESIAMSPGNLVPGIEPSEDKLLQGRLFSYFDTQRHRLGPNNQQIEVNRPKVKVVNYNSDGYSSATNGKFPNPDINYQPSNKVKLAEDTKYKASETNLKKVTITQKKIGKTNDFGQAGDFYRALSERDKKHLITNLVGDLGQVKDKKIQKKMITYFYRADRDYGMRVAKALGFSQKDFMGGHH, from the coding sequence ATGAAAAAAATACCTATTATTATCGGAATTTTTGCGAGCACCTTAATGCATGGGCAAGTGCTAACAACCAATGGAGGAGCTCCTGTGGGAGACAACCAAAATTCTAAAACCGTAGGCGCCTATGGTGCTGTATTATTAGAAGACATTCACTTGATTGAAAAATTAGCAGCTTTTGATCGAGAGCGTATTCCAGAAAGAGTCGTACACCCTCGAGGGGCTGGAGCATTTGGATATTTTGAGAGTACCAAAAATATGTCTAAATACACCAAAGCTGACTTGTTTCAAGGAAAAGGAAAGAAAACGGATTTAGCGGTGCGCTTTTCTACAGTAATTCATGGAAAAGGATCGCCAGAAACAGCAAGAGATCCAAGAGGTTTTGCGGTTAAGTTTTATACAGATCAAGGAAACTATGACTTGGTAGGAAATAATTTACCCATATTTTTTATTCGTGATGCAATTAAGTTTCCAGATATGGTGCACTCTTTAAAACCATCACCAGTAACAAACAAACAAGACCCGAATCGCTTTTTCGACTTTTTTACCAATGTGCCAGAAGCAACGCATATGATTACTCGTTTATATACTGATTTAGGAATCCCTAAAGGATATCAGTTTATGAATGGAAGTAGTGTTCACGGATTCAAATGGGTGAATGATAAAGGAGAGGTAACGTATGTAAAATATTCATGGGTAAGCAAACAAGGGGAAAAAAACCTTGATATTAAAGAAGCTGCGGCGCAACAGGCAAAGGATTGGCAACATGCTACGGTAAGCTTAAGAGCGGATATTGATGATAAAAACTATCCGAAATGGGACTTATATGTGCAGTTAATTAAACCAGAGGATTTGCATAGTTTTGATTTTTGGCCTTTGGATGCTACTAAAGATTGGCCAGCTAAAAAAATTAAAAAGATTAAAATAGGAACTATGACGTTGAATAGAAATCCTGTAAACTACTTCCAACAAGTAGAGTCAATTGCCATGTCACCTGGTAATTTAGTTCCTGGAATTGAGCCTTCTGAAGATAAATTATTACAAGGACGTTTATTTTCTTATTTTGATACGCAACGTCATAGATTAGGGCCTAACAACCAGCAAATTGAAGTGAATAGACCTAAGGTAAAAGTAGTAAACTATAATTCAGATGGATATTCAAGTGCAACTAATGGTAAGTTTCCAAATCCAGATATCAATTATCAGCCAAGTAATAAGGTGAAATTAGCAGAAGATACGAAGTACAAAGCATCAGAAACTAACCTGAAGAAAGTAACAATTACTCAAAAGAAAATTGGTAAAACGAATGACTTTGGGCAAGCGGGTGATTTTTATAGAGCTTTGTCAGAGAGAGATAAAAAACACTTAATTACTAATTTAGTAGGAGATTTAGGTCAGGTAAAAGATAAGAAAATTCAAAAGAAAATGATTACTTATTTTTACAGAGCTGATAGAGATTATGGTATGAGAGTAGCTAAAGCATTAGGTTTTTCTCAAAAAGATTTTATGGGAGGCCATCACTAA
- a CDS encoding ankyrin repeat domain-containing protein: MKKNITLLCLLLCSVVLYAQDTIFDYSRIGNTEAIKRLYKENAKIIDTLNNKGFTPLILAVYNNQEATVDFLLAHKAATDVQDIYGNTALMGACFKGYEGIVKKLIAHGTDVNKRNYNQATALIFAATFGHAAIVKALIAYGADVSLQDSRGNTALDHARMQENEEILRILEK, from the coding sequence ATGAAAAAAAACATAACCCTTCTTTGTTTATTGCTGTGCAGTGTAGTATTGTATGCACAAGATACTATTTTTGATTATAGTAGAATAGGCAATACAGAGGCTATAAAAAGGCTATATAAAGAAAATGCTAAAATAATAGATACCCTTAATAATAAGGGGTTTACTCCTTTAATACTAGCTGTTTATAATAATCAAGAAGCAACCGTTGATTTCTTATTGGCGCATAAAGCTGCTACAGATGTGCAGGATATTTATGGAAATACTGCTTTAATGGGGGCTTGTTTTAAAGGATATGAAGGCATTGTAAAAAAGCTAATAGCGCATGGTACGGATGTAAATAAAAGAAATTACAACCAAGCAACTGCCTTGATTTTTGCAGCAACGTTTGGGCACGCTGCCATCGTAAAAGCATTGATAGCGTATGGGGCAGATGTTAGTCTGCAAGATAGTAGAGGAAATACAGCATTGGACCACGCTCGAATGCAAGAGAATGAAGAAATACTCAGAATATTAGAAAAATAA
- a CDS encoding DUF2931 family protein, with product MIKYLQTILLCVLLTNCNHKPMKKFDWLAGGCTPKNYPIHLYTGNYIFEDGNQLYIPVPYKGDGGGWGSRGTTHVVGEQYKPIPIRLTLYWMSFAEKKWYQGSWELPQKKIIALFEKGFIDRRTNKKDNYTKIVTGMAPNGVVVVWLSGAGYVKEVARFQAEEATWPSMEKLMPGNPTISKEQYLSLNSTVEAYLAKNGIPTGLWDYYRIRYNWHPKINLLDEGTKLKIVASHFFNGELETWVVGLIDGWETRAIPKRCAIHWETKLFKYTTIITLDDRTIFNTFQTAFGNETNQRADFTVTLENRKVKDVFLQIGAIKTPVIPKQIKQYKYPKKNAPK from the coding sequence ATGATAAAGTACCTACAAACAATACTATTATGCGTGCTATTAACAAATTGCAACCACAAACCGATGAAAAAATTTGATTGGCTAGCAGGAGGCTGTACTCCTAAAAATTACCCCATACATCTATACACAGGAAACTACATTTTTGAAGATGGCAACCAACTATACATTCCAGTCCCTTATAAAGGCGATGGCGGCGGTTGGGGCAGCAGAGGTACAACTCACGTAGTTGGAGAACAATATAAGCCTATCCCGATACGTTTGACACTCTACTGGATGTCTTTTGCTGAAAAAAAGTGGTATCAAGGCAGTTGGGAACTTCCTCAGAAAAAAATAATCGCCTTATTTGAAAAAGGGTTTATCGATCGTAGAACAAATAAAAAAGACAATTATACAAAAATCGTAACTGGTATGGCTCCTAATGGAGTGGTTGTAGTATGGCTTTCTGGGGCAGGTTATGTAAAAGAAGTGGCGCGATTTCAAGCAGAAGAAGCTACATGGCCTTCTATGGAAAAATTAATGCCAGGCAATCCTACCATTAGCAAAGAGCAGTATTTGAGTTTAAATAGTACCGTTGAAGCCTATCTTGCTAAAAATGGAATTCCTACGGGGTTATGGGACTATTATCGTATCAGATATAACTGGCATCCAAAAATAAACTTACTAGATGAGGGTACCAAACTCAAAATAGTTGCTTCTCATTTTTTCAATGGAGAACTTGAAACTTGGGTGGTTGGTCTTATAGATGGTTGGGAAACTAGAGCCATCCCCAAAAGATGTGCTATTCATTGGGAAACCAAACTGTTCAAATACACCACTATCATAACGTTGGATGACCGTACCATTTTTAACACCTTTCAAACAGCTTTTGGTAACGAAACCAACCAACGGGCTGATTTTACTGTAACCCTAGAAAACAGAAAAGTAAAGGACGTGTTTTTACAAATAGGAGCAATAAAAACACCCGTCATTCCAAAACAAATCAAGCAATATAAATACCCTAAAAAAAACGCTCCCAAATGA